From a single Arachis hypogaea cultivar Tifrunner chromosome 3, arahy.Tifrunner.gnm2.J5K5, whole genome shotgun sequence genomic region:
- the LOC112789323 gene encoding uncharacterized protein has protein sequence MGRSRSGYDESGLKKGPWTPEEDRILVDYINKNGHGSNWRALPKIAGLNRCGKSCRLRWTNYLRPDIKRGKFSQEEEKLIINLHQLLGNKWSAIASHLPGRTDNEIKNFWNTNLRKKLLRMGLDPVTHRPRLDHNHNHNQLQLLSNLQHLLLAANILNNNNNNNPLLSTLLINSDNAKLQILQNMLQILATTTTNNNNLAPNLEPLLNHQQFGPLTSSSSSSSVPNGFYESLGLNESMLQNLICSNDSFPCQNQPNFQNFEAPPHDDNVNNNNEKVVVDGTNSSSPTTPLNCYSLPNLVSASSPHHACSNKVNNNNNNNNNNNNNNNNNNNNNNNNNSPTSTNNFEMWADFMYEEASDAYWKHIIE, from the exons ATGGGGAGATCACGAAGTGGTTATGATGAGAGTGGGTTGAAGAAAGGTCCATGGACACCGGAAGAGGATAGAATATTGGTGGATTACATAAACAAAAACGGCCATGGAAGTAATTGGCGAGCGCTTCCTAAGATTGCAGGTTTAAACAGATGTGGAAAGAGTTGCAGGCTGAGGTGGACTAACTACCTCAGGCCTGATATCAAGAGAGGAAAATTCTCTCAAGAAGAAGAGAAACTCATCATCAACTTACATCAACTTCTTGGCAATAA GTGGTCAGCAATAGCAAGTCATCTACCAGGAAGAACTGACAATGAAATCAAGAATTTCTGGAACACTAATCTTAGAAAGAAGCTTCTAAGAATGGGGTTAGATCCAGTGACTCATCGTCCAAGATtagatcataatcataatcataatcaactTCAACTTCTTTCCAATCTTCAACACTTGCTTCTTGCTGCAAACATtctcaacaataacaacaataataatcctCTATTAAGTACTCTTCTTATTAACTCTGATAATGCCAAACTCCAAATCCTCCAAAACATGCTTCAAATCCttgctactactactactaataataataatcttgcaCCAAACTTGGAGCCActactcaatcatcaacaatttGGTCCATtaacctcatcatcatcatcatcatcagttcCAAATGGTTTTTATGAATCTTTAGGGTTGAATGAATCTATGCTCCAAAACCTTATTTGCAGTAATGATTCTTTCCCTTGTCAAAATCAGCCCAATTTCCAAAACTTTGAAGCTCCTCCTCATGATGataatgttaataataataatgagaaaGTTGTTGTTGATGGCACAAATTCTTCTTCTCCTACAACACCATTGAATTGTTATTCACTTCCAAATCTGGTTTCAGCCTCATCACCTCATCATGCATGTTCCAAcaaagtaaataataataataataataataataataataataataataataataataataataataataataataataataattctccaACTTCAACCAACAACTTTGAAATGTGGGCAGATTTCATGTATGAGGAAGCAAGTGATGCTTATTGGAAACACATCATAGAGTAA
- the LOC112789322 gene encoding WEB family protein At3g02930, chloroplastic — protein sequence MASKATKSNLSETPNKTSLATPRGSKLSRGVSKSESESPSPLQNLRHSIERSPRSVNSKPAATPDRKSPKLASNPPDKQPTRAAKGSELQNQLNLVQEDLKKAKEQLIHAEKEKLKVINELKEAQRLAEEANEKLREALVAQKRAEEESEIEKFRAVELEQAGIESAQKKEEEWQKEIENVKSQHALDVAALLSTTEELQRVKQELAMTCDAKNQALNHADDATKIAEIHAEKAEILSAELTRLKALLDLKQETEASESNTILKLKAEVEALKQELAKAEDYDEKLAEKETTIEQLNVELEAARMAESYAHSVLEEWTKKVEELEMRVQEANKLEKSASESLENVMKQLEGSNDLLHEAESEVAALKEKVGLLEMTVGRQKADLEDSEHRINVAKEESLEMTHKVEALESELETVKEEKIQALNNEKLAAASVQTLLEEKNQLINDLENSRDEEEKCKKAMESLTSALHEVSAEAREAKEKLLSSQAEHESYETQLEDLKSVLKATNEKYESMLDDARREIDVLTCNVENSKNDFENSRAEWKEREHQLVGCLKKTEEENSSLGKEINRLALLLKDTEDEASASREEEAQLKENLKEVEAEAINLQEALKEATAENVKLKENLLDKENELQSIIQENDELCTKEAESIKKVEELSKLLEEITARNHTEENGDLTDSEKDYDLLPKVVEFSEENGHGGEDVLKVEDSANQEVLKQGFQEETIPVNGKAEKIESPKHENGNGKLKEDDASKENDNSVEVEHKMWESCKIEKKELSPERDPEPESFEEEADSKAEAGESFDNINGSSIAENNDDGATSPSKQQQQLKKKKKPLLGKFGSLLKKKGSSNQK from the exons ATGGCTTCAAAAGCTACTAA ATCCAATTTGTCTGAAACTCCCAACAAAACATCACTAGCAACTCCAAGAGGCAGCAAACTTAGCAGAGGAGTGTCCAAATCGGAATCCGAATCACCATCACCCTTGCAAAATCTGCGCCATTCCATTGAACGATCCCCGCGATCTGTGAATTCAAAGCCTGCTGCTACTCCTGATCGGAAATCACCAAAGCTTGCCTCCAACCCACCTGAT AAACAACCAACAAGAGCTGCAAAGGGTTCAGAGTTGCAGAACCAGTTGAATCTTGTTCAGGAGGATCTAAAGAAAGCGAAGGAGCAGCTCATTCACGCTGAGAAAGAGAAGCTTAAAGTAATTAATGAGTTGAAAGAAGCACAGAGATTAGCTGAGGAAGCAAATGAGAAACTCAGGGAAGCATTGGTGGCTCAAAAGCGGGCTGAGGAGGAATCTGAGATTGAGAAGTTCCGAGCTGTTGAATTGGAGCAGGCTGGAATTGAATCTGCccagaagaaggaagaagaatggCAGAAAGAGATTGAAAATGTAAAGAGCCAGCATGCTTTGGATGTTGCTGCTCTTCTCTCCACCACCGAGGAGCTCCAGCGTGTTAAGCAAGAACTCGCCATGACTTGTGATGCAAAGAACCAAGCACTGAACCATGCTGATGATGCAACTAAGATTGCTGAGATTCATGCCGAGAAGGCAGAGATTCTTTCAGCTGAACTGACTCGGTTGAAGGCATTACTTGATTTGAAACAGGAAACAGAGGCCAGTGAGAGTAATACTATATTGAAGCTGAAAGCAGAGGTAGAAGCTCTTAAGCAAGAACTTGCAAAGGCCGAGGATTATGATGAGAAGTTGGCAGAGAAAGAAACTACTATCGAACAGCTCAATGTGGAGCTTGAGGCCGCAAGGATGGCTGAATCATATGCTCATAGTGTTTTGGAGGAGTGGACGAAGAAGGTTGAGGAACTAGAGATGAGGGTTCAAGAAGCTAATAAGTTGGAAAAATCTGCATCGGAATCTTTGGAAAACGTCATGAAACAGCTAGAAGGAAGCAATGATTTGTTGCATGAAGCAGAATCTGAAGTTGCGGCTCTTAAAGAGAAGGTAGGATTGTTAGAAATGACTGTTGGGAGACAAAAGGCAGATCTTGAGGATTCAGAGCATCGGATTAATGTGGCCAAGGAAGAAAGTCTTGAAATGACACACAAGGTTGAAGCTCTCGAATCCGAACTTGAGACAGTTAAGGAAGAGAAGATTCAGGCTTTGAACAATGAAAAGCTTGCAGCTGCTAGCGTGCAGACCCTACTTGAAGAGAAAAATCAACTTATCAATGATTTGGAGAATTCTAGGGATGAAGAAGAAAAGTGCAAAAAGGCAATGGAAAGCTTAACTTCTGCATTACATGAAGTATCTGCAGAGGCTAGAGAAGCCAAAGAGAAGCTATTGAGCAGCCAAGCCGAACATGAAAGTTACGAGACCCAGCTTGAAGATTTAAAGTCAGTTTTAAAAGCTaccaatgaaaaatatgaatccATGCTTGATGATGCACGGCGTGAGATTGATGTTCTTACTTGTAATGTCGAAAATTCTAAGAATGACTTTGAGAACTCCAGAGCCGAGTGGAAAGAGAGAGAACATCAACTAGTCGGCTGCTTAAAGAAAACCGAAGAAGAGAATTCGTCCTTGGGAAAAGAAATAAATAGATTGGCTCTCTTGCTCAAAGATACCGAGGATGAAGCTAGTGCCAGCAGGGAGGAAGAAGCTCAGTTGAAGGAAAATCTGAAGGAAGTTGAGGCTGAGGCAATTAACTTGCAGGAAGCTCTTAAAGAAGCAACGGCCGAGAACGTGAAATTGAAGGAGAATTTATTGGATAAAGAAAATGAATTGCAGAGTATTATTCAAGAAAATGATGAACTCTGCACTAAGGAAGCTGAATCTATTAAGAAGGTGGAGGAGTTATCTAAGCTACTGGAAGAAATAACAGCCAGAAACCACACTGAGGAAAACGGGGATCTCACAGACAGTGAGAAGGATTATGATTTGCTTCCTAAGGTGGTTGAATTTTCCGAAGAGAATGGGCATGGAGGAGAAGACGTATTGAAGGTAGAAGATTCAGCAAATCAAGAAGTGCTCAAACAAGGCTTTCAAGAAGAGACTATTCCTGTGAATGGTAAGGCTGAAAAGATAGAATCTCCCAAACATGAGAATGGGAATGGAAAACTGAAGGAAGATGATGCTAGTAAGGAAAATGATAATTCAGTAGAAGTTGAACATAAAATGTGGGAGAGCTGCAAGATAGAGAAAAAGGAGTTGTCGCCAGAGAGGGATCCAGAGCCCGAGTCCTTTGAAGAAGAAGCCGATTCCAAGGCAGAAGCCGGCGAGAGCTTTGATAACATAAACGGTTCATCCATAGCCGAGAACAATGACGATGGCGCGACCTCTCCTTCCAAGCAGCAACAAcagttgaagaaaaagaagaagcctttGCTTGGCAAGTTTGGAAGCCTGCTCAAGAAAAAGGGTTCAAGCAACCAGAAATAG